A single region of the Brachypodium distachyon strain Bd21 chromosome 3, Brachypodium_distachyon_v3.0, whole genome shotgun sequence genome encodes:
- the LOC100835231 gene encoding ubiquitin fusion degradation protein 1 homolog isoform X2, with product MYFEGYGYRGSTFEQTYRCYPASFIDKPQLETGDKIIMPPSALDRLASLHIEYPMLFEVRNTAAERASHCGVLEFIAEEGMIYMPYWMMQNLLLQEGDMVFIKNANLPKGTYVKLQPHTTDFLDISNPKAILEKTLRNYSCLTTGDSIMVAYNNKKYYIDIVETKPSSAISIIETDCEVDFAPPLDYKEPERPKPTAPPTAAPTAEAEAEEEPMFTPFTGPGRRLDGKPSKDLDASGSSPAKRQANATNSVQPSTASTSQSTAPRKTTGKLVFGSGGNQSSKETDKVPEKDAEEDPKKEEPKLSAFTGKKYSLKG from the exons ATG TATTTTGAAGGCTATGGTTACCGTGGAAGTACGTTTGAGCAGACCTATCGCTGTTACCCTGCATCTTTCATtgacaag CCCCAGCTTGAAACTGGTGACAAAA ttaTCATGCCACCTTCAGCACTTGATCGTCTTG CATCTCTGCATATTGAATATCCTATGCTATTTGAAGTCCGCAATACAGCTGCAGAACGTGCTTCGCACTGTGGTGTTTTAGAGTTCATTGCAGAAGAAGGCATGATCTACATGCCATATTGG ATGATGCAAAATCTTCTTCTGCAAGAAGGTGATATGGTGTTTATAAAAAATGCCAACCTCCCAAAGGGCACATATGTGAAGCTGCAGCCTCATACAACCGACTTCTTAGATATTTCAAACCCCAAAGCAAT CTTGGAGAAAACTTTGCGGAACTACTCTTGTCTAACCACTGGTGACAGCATTATGGTTGCGTACAATAACAAGAAATACTACATTGATATAGTTGAAACAAAGCCTTCCAGTGCTATAAGTATAATTGAGACCGATTGTGAGGTTGATTTTGCCCCACCACTTGACTATAAAGAGCCTGAGCGGCCAAAACCTACTGCCCCTCCTACTGCAGCACCCACTGCAG AGGCTGAAGCCGAAGAGGAACCAATGTTCACTCCCTTCACTGGTCCGGGAAGGCGCCTGGATGGGAAGCCTTCTAAAGATCTGGATGCGTCAGGCTCATCCCCTGCCAAGCGGCAAGCCAATGCAACCAACAGCGTGCAGCCCTCAACAGCCTCCACATCACAGAGCACTGCACCACGTAAAACCACTGGTAAACTTGTCTTTGGCTCAGGGGGAAACCAGTCATCAAAGGAAACAGACAAG GTACCGGAAAAGGATGCAGAGGAGGACCCAAAGAAAGAAGAGCCCAAATTATCAGCGTTTACGGGAAAGAAGTACTCGTTGAAGGGCTGA